One window from the genome of Mucilaginibacter ginsenosidivorans encodes:
- a CDS encoding shikimate dehydrogenase family protein gives MKHYGLIGFPLSHSFSKKFFIEKFKNEGITDAKYELYPIEHISELIPLLREHPDLCGLNVTVPYKVNVLKYLDWVEHDARNAGAVNCISITAESPVVAAFSGEIGIKGHDFRLEGYNTDIYGFERSLKPLLKNRHDQALILGDGGAAKAVKCVLDNLGISYKCVTRKPSPGNILFSELNPHHIKNNLLIINTTPVGMSPNVDECPPIPYEAITDDHLLYDLIYNPEQTLFLKKGAEKCATTKNGYEMLVLQAEKSWEIWNSKDKHP, from the coding sequence ATGAAACATTACGGGCTTATCGGCTTCCCGCTTTCGCACTCATTCTCGAAAAAATTTTTTATCGAGAAGTTTAAGAACGAGGGCATTACTGATGCCAAATACGAGCTGTACCCCATTGAACACATCAGCGAGCTTATCCCGCTGTTACGTGAGCATCCCGACCTTTGCGGCCTTAACGTTACGGTACCATACAAGGTCAACGTCCTTAAATATCTCGATTGGGTAGAGCATGACGCCCGTAACGCAGGCGCGGTAAACTGCATCAGCATTACTGCCGAAAGTCCTGTTGTTGCCGCGTTTTCAGGCGAAATCGGGATAAAGGGGCATGATTTCAGGCTGGAGGGTTATAACACTGACATTTATGGTTTTGAAAGATCGCTGAAGCCACTGCTCAAAAACCGGCACGACCAGGCGCTTATACTTGGGGATGGCGGGGCCGCCAAGGCGGTAAAGTGTGTGCTGGATAACCTGGGCATCAGCTATAAATGCGTAACCCGCAAACCGTCGCCTGGGAATATCCTGTTCAGCGAACTTAACCCGCATCATATCAAAAACAATTTACTGATTATCAATACGACGCCTGTCGGAATGTCGCCGAACGTGGATGAATGCCCGCCGATACCTTACGAGGCTATCACGGACGACCATTTACTGTACGACCTGATCTATAATCCGGAACAAACCCTATTTTTGAAAAAAGGCGCTGAAAAGTGTGCAACAACCAAGAACGGTTACGAAATGCTGGTGTTGCAGGCTGAAAAGTCGTGGGAAATATGGAACTCAAAAGACAAGCATCCATGA
- a CDS encoding MBL fold metallo-hydrolase yields the protein MTKLRSFVNNPYQENTYILYDETHECCIIDPGMYTASEQNAVTNFIRNNQLKPVLLLNTHCHIDHVLGNKLVFDLYGLKPQFHIGESPVLASVPAYAPQMGMRYDPSPLPDHYLPETGSVSFGDTELTLIFAPGHSPAHLCFYNEAGNFLVGGDVLFRGSIGRWDFPGGNFETLTGNIREKLFTLPGDCTVYPGHGPETTIGFEKQNNPFFS from the coding sequence ATGACGAAACTAAGATCGTTTGTTAATAACCCCTACCAGGAAAATACTTATATCCTGTATGATGAGACACACGAGTGCTGCATCATCGACCCGGGCATGTATACCGCGTCGGAACAAAATGCCGTAACGAACTTCATCAGGAATAACCAATTGAAGCCGGTTTTGCTGCTGAATACGCATTGCCATATCGACCATGTGCTGGGTAACAAGCTGGTCTTCGATCTGTACGGGTTAAAACCGCAATTCCATATCGGCGAGTCGCCGGTGCTGGCGTCGGTACCTGCTTATGCCCCCCAAATGGGTATGCGCTACGACCCGTCGCCCCTGCCCGATCATTATTTGCCTGAAACAGGCAGCGTATCATTTGGCGATACTGAATTAACCCTGATATTCGCACCCGGCCACTCGCCTGCGCACCTTTGTTTTTATAATGAAGCTGGCAATTTCCTGGTCGGCGGCGATGTGTTATTCCGTGGCAGCATTGGGCGCTGGGACTTTCCCGGTGGTAATTTTGAAACACTTACCGGAAATATCCGCGAAAAACTGTTCACCCTGCCCGGTGATTGCACCGTATACCCGGGCCATGGCCCGGAAACCACTATCGGGTTTGAAAAGCAGAACAACCCGTTTTTTAGTTAG
- a CDS encoding alpha-galactosidase translates to MRSLHIIYKYCSLLFAALQFIVALPVVAQNNASPVRIPFGKTRFIKYDLKTGLMNVYKNNEAVFSNVYAEVKIDERLTSSKDYKKRTYTETAISNGLGKGEKYIIKLTGPDLPEMDLIFYTYPNREYFLIETEIKGDHLQSNYMAPFSGSFKAVPRDARTLFVPFDNDTFIGYNAKPFNDTLRNVSAEVGAVYDNDSRRGIVVGSIEHGLWKTGVLTASTKDGIDSVKVWSGYTAAEITRDKMPHGIIRGATLKSALIFVGCFDDWRHGLEEYGKANRIADPPYIFNWTNPTPVGWNSWGVIQDKLTLDKALKVVDFFADSLAGFRTGNTAFIDLDSYWDNMLHGGMSGDFSKLKEFAGYCMKKGLQPGVYWAPFTDWGYKNGADRLAEGGNYKFGDMWTKVAGGYHDLDGARALDPTHPGTKQRIAFMIKKLRDCGFKMIKIDFLGHAAIESTRFYDTTVTTGMQAYRKGMEFLLDQLSNQMLVYAAISPGLATGRYAHMRRIACDAFKSINDTKYTLNSLNYGWWQTYLYNYIDADHVVLSTEKEGANRARILSAIITGTFITGDDFSINGHWSAVAKSMYQNPEILKIIKNGKAFEPVEGNTGSGAAEMFTRKIGNDFYLAVFNYADKPKVFPIDLKRLGLPSEKKYTVSEIFSGNKDVLEINVDAASAELYKFSY, encoded by the coding sequence TTGAGATCATTACACATCATATATAAATACTGCAGTCTGCTTTTTGCAGCACTGCAGTTTATAGTCGCTTTACCGGTAGTTGCCCAAAATAATGCCAGCCCGGTCCGTATCCCTTTTGGAAAGACCCGCTTCATCAAATACGATCTTAAAACAGGTCTCATGAATGTTTACAAAAACAATGAGGCCGTCTTTTCAAATGTATACGCAGAGGTAAAGATTGATGAAAGGCTTACTTCATCAAAAGATTATAAGAAAAGAACATACACAGAGACAGCTATAAGTAATGGTTTAGGAAAAGGCGAAAAATATATTATAAAGTTAACCGGACCCGATCTCCCGGAAATGGACCTCATCTTTTACACATATCCTAACAGGGAATATTTTTTGATCGAAACAGAAATAAAGGGTGACCATCTGCAAAGCAACTATATGGCACCTTTTTCCGGCAGCTTTAAGGCAGTGCCCCGAGACGCCCGTACCCTTTTTGTTCCTTTTGACAACGATACATTTATCGGTTATAACGCTAAACCCTTTAACGATACGCTGCGAAATGTAAGTGCTGAGGTTGGTGCAGTTTACGATAACGACAGCCGGAGAGGGATCGTAGTGGGCTCGATTGAGCATGGATTATGGAAAACAGGCGTACTTACTGCATCTACGAAAGACGGTATCGATTCGGTCAAGGTGTGGAGTGGTTATACAGCAGCGGAAATTACCAGGGATAAAATGCCTCATGGCATCATACGTGGTGCTACATTGAAATCAGCGCTAATATTTGTGGGCTGTTTCGACGATTGGAGGCATGGACTTGAAGAATATGGTAAGGCAAACCGGATCGCCGATCCGCCCTATATATTTAACTGGACCAACCCTACACCTGTTGGCTGGAATAGCTGGGGTGTGATACAGGACAAATTAACACTCGACAAGGCATTAAAAGTGGTTGATTTTTTCGCGGACAGCCTGGCCGGGTTCAGAACCGGCAATACGGCTTTTATTGATCTGGATTCCTATTGGGACAACATGCTGCACGGAGGAATGAGTGGAGATTTCTCAAAACTTAAAGAATTTGCCGGCTACTGTATGAAAAAAGGGCTGCAGCCTGGCGTATACTGGGCGCCGTTTACGGACTGGGGTTACAAAAATGGCGCCGACAGGCTTGCCGAAGGAGGCAACTATAAGTTTGGGGACATGTGGACAAAAGTTGCCGGCGGCTACCACGATTTGGATGGTGCCCGTGCCCTTGATCCGACGCACCCGGGTACAAAACAACGCATTGCTTTTATGATAAAAAAGCTTCGCGATTGCGGTTTTAAAATGATAAAGATCGACTTTTTGGGCCACGCAGCGATCGAGTCGACCCGTTTTTACGATACGACAGTAACTACCGGTATGCAGGCCTACCGAAAGGGAATGGAATTTTTGTTGGATCAGTTAAGCAACCAGATGCTGGTTTATGCGGCCATATCTCCAGGTTTGGCAACTGGTCGCTATGCCCACATGCGTAGGATAGCGTGCGACGCTTTTAAAAGTATAAACGATACCAAATACACCTTAAACAGCCTTAATTACGGATGGTGGCAAACGTATTTGTATAATTATATTGATGCCGATCACGTGGTTTTATCCACCGAAAAGGAGGGAGCAAACCGGGCAAGAATATTGTCTGCAATTATAACAGGGACATTTATTACCGGAGACGATTTTTCAATCAATGGACACTGGTCTGCTGTAGCAAAATCAATGTATCAAAACCCGGAGATACTTAAAATAATAAAAAATGGAAAGGCATTTGAACCGGTCGAAGGTAATACTGGTAGCGGTGCTGCAGAAATGTTTACCCGTAAAATAGGCAACGATTTTTACCTGGCTGTATTTAATTACGCTGATAAACCTAAGGTATTTCCAATTGATCTTAAAAGGCTTGGGCTTCCGTCTGAAAAAAAATATACGGTTAGTGAAATATTTAGTGGCAATAAAGATGTGCTTGAGATAAATGTTGATGCGGCGTCCGCAGAATTATATAAGTTTAGCTACTAA
- a CDS encoding class I SAM-dependent methyltransferase codes for MPNLIAPDIENFYSSTSEEGRLQLGLGPLEFERNKELIGRYLTKKNVVVDVGGGPGVYSEWLSNLGHEVYLIEPVEKHIKQAQKRSAKAKKPFKVILGEAQKLELPDNFAHVVILHGPLYHLQKEPERIKAISEASRVLKPGGIALGFAINHSASTIAALLNGFIHTLEIFEMCKEELRYGTHTPPASMPGILPSAYFHHPAELKREFEKGGLAYLDTIAVEGLIWMDKNYFESRYDAAKKARMMELMQLTENDQSLLSLSPHMMIAGKKE; via the coding sequence ATGCCGAATCTGATCGCTCCTGATATCGAAAATTTCTACTCCTCAACTTCCGAAGAAGGCCGCCTGCAGCTTGGCCTGGGGCCACTGGAGTTCGAGCGTAACAAAGAACTTATCGGTAGGTATCTGACGAAAAAGAATGTGGTTGTTGATGTGGGGGGCGGTCCGGGCGTTTACTCGGAATGGCTGTCGAACCTGGGGCACGAGGTGTATTTGATAGAGCCGGTTGAAAAGCACATCAAGCAGGCACAAAAACGTTCGGCGAAAGCCAAAAAACCTTTCAAAGTTATTTTAGGCGAGGCCCAAAAACTGGAGCTGCCGGATAATTTCGCCCACGTTGTCATCCTGCACGGGCCGCTTTACCATTTGCAAAAAGAGCCGGAGCGGATAAAGGCCATAAGCGAAGCAAGCCGTGTATTAAAACCAGGTGGTATAGCTTTAGGGTTTGCGATCAATCATTCTGCATCGACCATTGCTGCACTTTTGAACGGCTTTATCCATACCCTGGAGATATTTGAGATGTGCAAAGAGGAACTGCGATACGGTACGCATACCCCGCCGGCAAGCATGCCGGGTATACTGCCATCGGCATACTTTCACCATCCTGCCGAACTGAAAAGAGAATTTGAAAAGGGGGGCCTTGCATACCTTGATACAATTGCAGTGGAAGGGCTGATATGGATGGATAAAAACTATTTCGAAAGCAGGTACGATGCTGCCAAAAAAGCAAGAATGATGGAGCTAATGCAGCTAACAGAGAACGACCAGTCGCTGTTGTCGTTAAGCCCGCATATGATGATAGCTGGGAAGAAGGAGTAA
- a CDS encoding SGNH/GDSL hydrolase family protein gives MFSGSYYKLSLTLLLTIVFTFANGQDRSPTNSWKGFEKVGFSVDGHNAYYVKPAHALPGNPWVWRASFPDWHTDMDSILLTKGFFVAYISDDDQYGSPQAMQVWDKLYDYLTTKINLAPKVALEAVSRGALYAYGWAKRNPDKVTCVYAETPVCDIKSWPGGKEKGIGDTALWSQLKAVYHFTEEQAMAYRDNPVDNLEGLASFRVPVLHVIGLEDKLAPPAENSYLFAQRYIAAGGPMSIHPVTIGPQELMGHHFPIDRPDYYADFIFNNSFPVKEPLPYSNYYEKASGLKNFYKAVTTRKMATVTFLGGSITYNPGWRQKVCRYLTERFPDAEFHFIAAGIPSLGSLPHAFRLQRDVLDSGKTDLLFVEAAVNDRANSTDSITQVRALEGIIRHAKKSNPDMDIVMMAFADPDKTGDYNKGIVPAEIANHRLLSYYYDLPFINLGKEVSDKMNHHEFNWDDDFKDLHPAAFGQELYFATIKGLLQDCFDHQPGGLPEPARSLPKPLDKANLQHGKYYNIRNAVYRNGWTITPQWHPSDGLPTREGFVNIPVLSSDTPGAELSLPFKGTAVGIAIVSGSDAGIISYAVDKGEYRNLDMYTQWSAMLHLPWYLLLGSDLKPGNHVLKIRISGQKNKASKGTTCRIVNFLINE, from the coding sequence ATGTTTTCTGGGTCATACTATAAGCTAAGCTTAACGCTGTTATTGACCATTGTTTTCACATTTGCCAACGGGCAGGATAGATCACCAACCAATTCCTGGAAAGGATTTGAAAAGGTCGGGTTTTCAGTTGACGGGCATAATGCTTACTATGTCAAGCCGGCCCATGCCCTGCCGGGCAACCCCTGGGTTTGGCGTGCCTCGTTCCCCGACTGGCACACGGATATGGATAGCATTTTGCTTACCAAAGGTTTTTTTGTAGCCTATATCAGCGATGATGATCAATATGGCAGCCCACAGGCCATGCAGGTTTGGGATAAGCTTTATGACTACCTGACCACTAAAATAAACCTCGCGCCAAAGGTAGCGCTCGAAGCAGTAAGCCGCGGCGCCCTATATGCCTATGGCTGGGCGAAACGCAACCCGGATAAAGTTACCTGTGTATACGCCGAAACGCCCGTATGCGACATTAAAAGCTGGCCCGGTGGCAAGGAGAAGGGCATAGGCGATACTGCTTTGTGGAGCCAGCTAAAAGCCGTTTATCATTTTACAGAGGAGCAAGCCATGGCTTACCGGGATAATCCTGTCGATAACCTGGAGGGCCTTGCGTCGTTCAGGGTACCTGTGCTGCATGTTATAGGCCTTGAAGATAAGCTGGCACCGCCGGCCGAAAACTCCTACCTGTTTGCCCAAAGATATATTGCCGCCGGAGGGCCAATGAGCATTCACCCGGTAACTATTGGTCCGCAGGAACTTATGGGCCACCATTTCCCAATTGACAGGCCGGACTACTATGCTGATTTTATATTCAATAACTCATTCCCGGTAAAAGAACCGCTGCCATACAGCAATTACTATGAAAAGGCGAGCGGGTTGAAGAATTTTTATAAAGCGGTTACAACCCGTAAAATGGCAACCGTGACATTTCTTGGAGGGTCCATCACTTATAACCCCGGCTGGCGGCAAAAGGTGTGCAGGTATTTGACGGAGCGGTTCCCCGATGCTGAATTTCATTTTATTGCAGCGGGTATACCTTCTTTAGGTAGCCTTCCTCATGCTTTCAGACTACAGCGCGATGTGCTGGACTCAGGTAAAACAGATCTTCTATTTGTCGAGGCAGCAGTAAACGATAGAGCAAACAGCACGGACAGCATTACCCAGGTACGCGCCCTCGAAGGGATCATCCGCCACGCTAAGAAAAGCAACCCGGACATGGATATTGTGATGATGGCTTTTGCCGATCCGGACAAAACGGGCGATTACAACAAAGGTATCGTACCTGCAGAGATCGCCAATCACCGGTTATTATCGTATTATTATGATCTTCCTTTCATTAACCTTGGTAAGGAAGTATCGGATAAAATGAACCATCATGAGTTCAACTGGGACGATGATTTTAAAGATCTTCACCCGGCGGCGTTTGGGCAGGAACTATATTTTGCTACCATCAAGGGATTATTGCAGGATTGTTTTGATCACCAACCTGGCGGCTTACCAGAACCGGCAAGATCATTGCCAAAACCACTCGATAAGGCGAATCTGCAACATGGCAAATATTACAACATTAGAAATGCAGTTTACAGGAACGGCTGGACGATCACCCCTCAATGGCATCCTTCGGACGGTTTGCCAACGCGCGAAGGTTTTGTGAATATCCCGGTATTGAGCTCGGATACACCGGGTGCTGAATTATCATTGCCCTTTAAAGGAACGGCCGTTGGAATAGCCATTGTATCAGGCTCCGACGCGGGAATTATTTCCTATGCCGTTGACAAGGGCGAATACAGAAATTTAGATATGTATACCCAATGGAGCGCCATGCTGCACCTGCCCTGGTACCTTTTGCTTGGCAGCGATCTGAAACCGGGTAATCATGTTTTGAAGATCAGGATAAGCGGGCAAAAAAATAAGGCAAGCAAAGGCACTACCTGCAGGATAGTTAATTTTTTGATCAATGAATAA
- the gldD gene encoding gliding motility lipoprotein GldD, whose protein sequence is MRKIIVPAMALLLLAACGSNPDYSPKPRGYFRIVFPQKSYRQFDTVYPFTFIYPKYAFIEKDMHPQRNDSKLVNMKYLLNMQFPQFNGTLHLSYESITSKKVFDELTEDARTFAFKHTVKATSIDQGIIHNSARKIYGIYYTIEGNAASSLQFYITDSTKNYLRGALYFNNEPRQDSIQPVLKFVKKDIDTMLKTFRWKGE, encoded by the coding sequence ATGAGAAAAATAATTGTGCCGGCCATGGCCTTGCTTTTGCTTGCCGCGTGCGGCAGCAATCCGGACTACTCGCCTAAGCCCCGGGGATATTTCCGTATAGTCTTCCCGCAGAAATCATATCGTCAGTTTGATACCGTTTATCCGTTTACCTTTATTTATCCGAAATATGCCTTTATCGAAAAGGATATGCACCCGCAGCGGAATGACAGCAAGCTGGTGAACATGAAATACCTGCTGAACATGCAATTTCCGCAGTTCAACGGTACACTGCACCTGAGTTACGAAAGCATTACATCGAAAAAAGTATTTGACGAACTGACCGAGGATGCACGCACTTTTGCCTTTAAGCATACAGTTAAAGCCACCTCTATCGACCAGGGGATCATCCACAATTCGGCCCGGAAGATTTATGGGATTTATTATACCATCGAGGGAAATGCTGCATCGTCACTACAGTTTTACATTACCGACAGCACTAAAAACTACCTGCGCGGCGCCCTATATTTCAACAACGAACCGCGCCAGGACTCGATACAACCTGTGCTAAAGTTTGTAAAAAAGGACATTGATACCATGCTGAAAACTTTTCGGTGGAAAGGGGAATAA
- a CDS encoding glycoside hydrolase family 95 protein produces the protein MNTKTARRFFPLITALLFLNNLCPGQQQPLKLWYDKPAQVWEETLPLGNGRLGMMPDGGVTKENIVLNDITLWSGAPQDANNYEAYKALPQIRKLLLEGRNDEAQALINKDFVCTGKGGASVPFGCYQVLGDLAIQFKYNNTDSEDVKFQNYERELSLNNAIAKCSYQVNGITYTREYFTSFGNDISVVKLTADKPGQLNCTISISRPERGTASVNDNELQLSGQLDNGTDGNGMQYIARVRAKLKGGTINASNQTLVIKDATEAIIYISAGTDFKEKPFKQKTEAILATALKTPYAAEKRHHISNYQKLFNRVSIILGNTNNTTETTDKRLISFHKDPSSDNGLAALFFQFGRYLSICSTRVGLLPPNLQGLWANQIQTPWNGDYHLDINVQMNHWPLEMANLSELNLPLVELVRGMIKHGERTAKAYYNADGWVAHVITNPWHFTEPGEEASWGISKSGSGWLCNNIWEHYTFTNNKKYLQSIYPILKGSAQFYNSILVKDPKTGWLVTSPSSSPENSFYMPNGKTSSICMGATIDNQIIRELFENVITASKVLGIDAAFRKELTLKLKEIPPPGVIAKDGRIQEWLEDYKETEPHHRHIAHLYGLYPAQLITPEKTPALAEAAKKTLNVRGDDGPGWSIAYKILFWARLEDGERAYKLYTELMKPTVRTDINYGSGGGIYPNLLDAGPPFQIDGNFGGTAGIGEMLIQSHAGYIGLIPAIPAAWKSYGKVSGLRARGNFTVDMEWRNGKITSYRITSPSPRKVKVKVNGVMKEVMAEKAS, from the coding sequence ATGAATACTAAAACAGCCAGAAGATTTTTTCCATTAATAACAGCATTACTGTTTTTAAACAACCTGTGCCCGGGGCAGCAGCAACCCTTAAAATTATGGTATGATAAGCCTGCGCAGGTTTGGGAAGAAACTTTACCCTTGGGCAACGGTCGGCTTGGGATGATGCCCGATGGCGGTGTAACCAAAGAAAATATTGTACTGAATGACATTACGCTGTGGTCGGGCGCGCCGCAGGATGCCAACAATTATGAGGCTTACAAAGCCCTGCCGCAAATTCGGAAATTACTTCTTGAAGGCAGGAACGACGAAGCGCAGGCGCTTATCAATAAGGATTTTGTTTGCACAGGAAAGGGTGGCGCCAGTGTCCCTTTCGGATGTTACCAGGTGCTGGGCGACCTGGCTATCCAATTCAAATATAATAATACTGACAGCGAGGATGTGAAATTCCAGAACTACGAACGCGAATTATCCTTGAACAACGCGATAGCCAAATGCAGCTACCAGGTAAATGGCATTACCTATACACGGGAGTATTTTACAAGTTTTGGTAATGATATAAGTGTTGTAAAACTTACGGCAGATAAGCCCGGGCAGCTCAACTGCACTATTTCGATAAGCAGGCCCGAACGCGGAACGGCATCCGTTAATGACAATGAACTGCAACTAAGCGGTCAGTTGGATAACGGCACCGATGGCAATGGGATGCAATATATTGCGCGGGTAAGGGCAAAATTGAAGGGTGGCACTATCAATGCATCAAACCAAACGCTTGTCATAAAAGATGCAACTGAGGCCATTATCTATATTTCAGCTGGAACGGACTTCAAGGAAAAGCCGTTCAAACAAAAAACCGAGGCCATACTCGCAACTGCATTAAAAACACCTTACGCAGCAGAAAAACGCCATCACATCAGCAATTATCAAAAGTTGTTCAATCGGGTAAGTATCATTCTCGGTAATACCAATAACACTACAGAAACAACCGATAAAAGGCTTATTTCCTTTCATAAAGACCCTTCCTCGGACAATGGTCTGGCTGCCTTGTTTTTTCAGTTCGGAAGATACCTCAGCATTTGCAGCACAAGGGTGGGGTTGCTGCCGCCCAACCTGCAAGGTTTGTGGGCCAACCAGATACAAACACCGTGGAACGGCGACTACCACCTGGATATAAATGTGCAGATGAACCATTGGCCCTTAGAGATGGCTAATCTTTCTGAGCTGAATCTGCCACTCGTTGAATTGGTAAGAGGCATGATAAAGCATGGGGAAAGAACAGCTAAAGCTTACTACAACGCAGATGGGTGGGTAGCACATGTAATAACTAACCCCTGGCATTTTACAGAGCCTGGTGAGGAGGCTTCGTGGGGAATATCCAAGTCGGGATCGGGTTGGTTGTGTAATAATATATGGGAGCATTACACCTTTACCAACAATAAAAAATACCTGCAAAGCATATACCCGATACTGAAAGGCTCGGCGCAGTTTTATAACAGTATTTTGGTGAAGGACCCTAAAACGGGCTGGCTGGTAACTTCGCCGTCATCTTCGCCCGAAAACTCGTTTTACATGCCTAACGGCAAAACCTCGAGTATATGTATGGGCGCGACGATTGATAACCAGATCATCAGGGAATTATTTGAAAATGTGATAACGGCATCTAAAGTATTAGGCATAGATGCAGCGTTCAGGAAGGAATTAACTTTAAAATTAAAAGAGATACCTCCGCCTGGTGTTATAGCAAAAGATGGCCGTATACAGGAATGGCTTGAGGATTATAAAGAAACAGAGCCACATCACAGGCACATTGCCCACCTGTATGGTTTATACCCGGCGCAGTTGATCACACCAGAGAAGACTCCCGCTTTGGCCGAAGCCGCTAAGAAAACACTCAATGTGCGCGGTGATGATGGGCCGGGCTGGTCAATAGCTTATAAAATATTGTTTTGGGCAAGGCTGGAGGATGGGGAACGGGCTTATAAGCTTTACACTGAATTGATGAAACCAACCGTTCGCACTGATATTAACTACGGCTCGGGCGGGGGTATTTACCCCAACCTGCTCGACGCTGGACCTCCGTTCCAGATCGACGGCAACTTCGGCGGCACAGCAGGTATCGGCGAAATGCTGATACAAAGCCACGCCGGTTATATAGGATTGATCCCCGCGATACCCGCTGCCTGGAAGTCTTATGGAAAGGTATCAGGATTAAGGGCCCGGGGCAATTTTACGGTTGATATGGAATGGAGAAACGGTAAAATAACCAGCTACCGCATTACCTCACCGTCGCCTCGTAAGGTTAAAGTAAAGGTGAACGGCGTTATGAAAGAAGTAATGGCTGAGAAGGCATCATGA
- a CDS encoding DUF4998 domain-containing protein yields MKLIFKITIVLMVTAVFISCVKRDTEFKDFLKGKELIYPGVASNPNSKPGNLRVELLWNPSPDPSITKYIIFWNNHADSLVFSSSDHNPTDTLKVIVPDLNEYSYSFTIYSYDGQGNKSIPIDVNNVKVYGPSYQSGLVNRAYKVANPYTVSADGSVTLNFYKIDTASESFSFAHNTSTTIRYTNRSGQTVQKLLYRDSSITLTDFKGGSTLDFRSTFVPVKGAIDTFNVNSYTTFPQIFGYAACDKSLFQKVYLPNDMNPYGGDTDVPRLWDGSVGPQGYPNIFHSDGAHPLPQTLTFDMGKVYNSLTQIEETGRDCCHNPDDFEVWGIADITNAATTLQPNDPGWTDEAIAKGWKLLKEVKRTDDGKAALKVDLDNTSTPVRYIRIRIKHNSDGEGSYTNLSEITMFYNVLN; encoded by the coding sequence ATGAAATTAATTTTCAAAATAACTATAGTGCTGATGGTGACCGCCGTTTTCATCAGTTGTGTAAAACGAGATACAGAGTTTAAAGACTTTTTGAAGGGAAAGGAATTAATTTATCCCGGTGTTGCCAGTAATCCGAATTCAAAACCGGGAAATTTACGGGTGGAGCTATTATGGAACCCCAGTCCCGATCCGAGCATAACCAAATACATTATTTTTTGGAACAACCATGCCGACTCCCTTGTGTTTTCTTCCTCAGATCATAACCCCACGGACACACTAAAGGTCATCGTACCCGATCTGAATGAATATTCCTATTCGTTCACCATTTATTCGTACGACGGGCAGGGTAATAAATCAATACCAATTGATGTTAACAATGTAAAGGTATACGGGCCCAGTTATCAATCGGGCCTTGTAAACAGGGCTTATAAGGTGGCTAACCCTTACACGGTATCAGCCGATGGAAGCGTAACCCTTAACTTTTATAAAATTGACACCGCGAGCGAGAGCTTTAGCTTTGCCCATAATACTTCAACTACCATCAGGTATACTAACAGGAGCGGGCAGACCGTGCAAAAGTTATTGTACAGGGACAGCAGTATCACCCTAACCGATTTTAAAGGCGGCTCAACATTAGATTTCCGGTCGACATTTGTGCCGGTCAAGGGTGCAATAGATACCTTTAATGTCAATAGTTACACAACGTTCCCGCAAATATTCGGGTATGCTGCGTGCGACAAATCGCTGTTTCAAAAAGTATATCTTCCTAACGATATGAACCCTTACGGAGGGGATACCGATGTTCCGCGGCTTTGGGACGGAAGTGTTGGCCCGCAGGGGTATCCGAATATATTCCATAGCGATGGCGCACATCCGCTTCCTCAAACTTTGACCTTTGATATGGGCAAGGTATATAACAGTTTAACACAGATAGAGGAAACCGGGCGTGACTGCTGCCACAATCCGGATGATTTTGAAGTATGGGGTATTGCCGATATTACCAATGCTGCAACTACCCTGCAGCCCAACGATCCGGGATGGACCGATGAGGCTATAGCCAAAGGATGGAAGCTGCTTAAGGAAGTGAAAAGAACCGACGACGGAAAGGCCGCATTAAAGGTTGACCTCGATAATACGTCGACACCTGTACGCTATATCCGGATAAGGATAAAGCACAATTCGGACGGCGAAGGGAGTTACACCAATTTAAGCGAAATCACCATGTTTTATAACGTGCTTAACTAA